In Cydia splendana chromosome 25, ilCydSple1.2, whole genome shotgun sequence, a single genomic region encodes these proteins:
- the LOC134802774 gene encoding bifunctional endo-1,4-beta-xylanase XylA-like: protein MKAHISIIFCFVAVTFCAEFKLKTDAQDTATGGVSRNFQTERKKLIREKQDIVNEKPHGNQGTDQDWNAYRQKWNEYGQKWDAHHARQEAGTLSNNRNKRDVQESTTDEEKQIIINEKPHGNQGTDQDWNAYRQKWNEYGNKWDGYHTRRNTQSEKREKRDVQESTTDANLETERRKLIREKQDIVNEKPQGNKETDQDWNAYSQKWNEYGKKWDAHHARQEAGTLSNNRNKRDVQESTTDEEKQIIINEKPHGNQGTDQDWNAYRQKWNEYGNKWDGYHTRRNTQSEKIEKRDVQESTTDANLETERRKLIREKQDIVNEKPQGNKETDQDWNVYKQKWNEYGKKWDAHHARQETGTLSNNRNKRVVLVQESTRDEEK from the coding sequence ATGAAGGCGCACATCAGCATCATCTTCTGCTTCGTAGCAGTAACATTCTGTGCTGAATTCAAACTCAAAACAGATGCTCAAGACACTGCAACAGGTGGAGTATCTCGAAACTTTCAAACTGAGCGGAAAAAGCTAATCAGAGAAAAACAAGATATAGTAAATGAGAAACCTCATGGAAATCAAGGTACTGATCAAGATTGGAACGCTTACAGGCAGAAATGGAACGAATATGGACAGAAATGGGACGCGCACCACGCTAGACAAGAAGCAGGAACATTAAGTaataatagaaataaaagaGATGTCCAAGAATCTACAACAGATGAAGAAAAGCAAATTATAATAAACGAGAAACCTCATGGAAATCAAGGTACTGATCAAGATTGGAACGCTTACAGGCAGAAATGGAACGAATATGGAAATAAGTGGGACGGGTACCATACTAGACGGAATACACAGAGTGAAAAAAGAGAAAAAAGAGATGTACAAGAGTCTACAACAGATGCCAACTTGGAAACTGAGCGTAGAAAGCTAATCAGAGAAAAACAAGATATAGTAAATGAGAAACCTCAAGGAAATAAAGAAACTGATCAAGATTGGAACGCTTACAGTCAGAAATGGAACGAATATGGAAAGAAATGGGACGCGCACCACGCTAGACAAGAAGCAGGAACATTAAGTaataatagaaataaaagaGATGTCCAAGAATCTACAACAGATGAAGAAAAGCAAATTATAATAAACGAGAAACCTCATGGAAATCAAGGTACTGATCAAGATTGGAACGCTTACAGGCAGAAATGGAACGAATATGGAAATAAGTGGGACGGGTACCATACTAGACGGAATACACAGAgtgaaaaaatagaaaaaagagATGTACAAGAGTCTACAACAGATGCCAACTTGGAAACTGAGCGTAGAAAGCTAATCAGAGAAAAACAAGATATAGTAAATGAGAAACCTCAAGGAAATAAAGAAACTGATCAAGATTGGAACGTTTACAAGCAGAAATGGAACGAATATGGAAAGAAATGGGACGCGCACCACGCTAGACAAGAAACAGGAACATTAAGTAATAACAGAAATAAAAGAGTTGTACTCGTACAAGAATCTACAAGAGATGAAGAaaagtaa